A region from the Panicum hallii strain FIL2 chromosome 1, PHallii_v3.1, whole genome shotgun sequence genome encodes:
- the LOC112900420 gene encoding BTB/POZ domain-containing protein At1g67900-like, with amino-acid sequence MKFMKLGTRPDTFFTSESVRSVCTEVATDLQILVDGCVYHLHKFPLLSKCMLLQALCADSGASGGGGGDVVELPGFPGGGEAFEACAKFCYGITITVSARNLVPLRCAAAHLGMSEAADRGNLAAKLDAFLASCLLRRWKDALGVLSSTRHYALLCEDLGLTSRCVDAVAALIINPDTALPAKSTSASPWWAHDIAELGVDLFWRIMVAVKATGAVHEKTVGDALKAYARRWLPNVAKDGLSADQPFDDDAGSADVKQITTRHRLLLEKIVSLLPAERDAVSCGFLLKLLKAANILSASAASKAELVRRVAWQLEEASVADLLVPSLSCVSETLYDVDAVAAILDEFSLRYAAVAPAPPPPLALSGSPDDSPAHSGGHRRSRSAESVSFDGTRRSLSAAPVSQGALARVGKLVDGFLIEVAKDPNMPLDKLLAIAEAVPDSARPEHDGLYKVVDTYLKAHPEMSKSARKRLCRVLNCRKLSEKASAHAAQNELLPLRVVVQVLFFEHARAAALASGEHAAVAAADLPSNIRALLSKASGSSEDDEADRVDEQRLRALAAGASPGDDWSVEGLRRAASKIATLRMKLAEEDEDHDADEFARKAGLARSASLRFRAFCAIPAGKPKRMLSKLWPLGRSGVSH; translated from the exons ATGAAGTTTATGAAACTTGGCACCCGGCCGGACACCTTCTTCACCTCCGAGTCCGTGAG GTCTGTCTGCACGGAGGTGGCCACCGACCTGCAGATCCTGGTGGATGGCTGCGTCTATCATCTCCACAAG TTCCCTCTGCTCTCGAAATGCATGCTCCTGCAAGCGCTCTGCGCCGATTccggcgccagcggcggcggcggcggtgacgtCGTCGAGCTCCCGGGAttcccgggcggcggcgaggcgttCGAGGCCTGCGCCAAGTTCTGCTACGGCATCACCATCACGGTGAGCGCGCGGAACCTCGTCCCGCTGCGGTGCGCGGCCGCGCACCTCGGCATGTCCGAGGCCGCGGACCGGGGCAACCTCGCCGCCAAGCTCGACGCGTTCCTCGCCTCCTGCCTCCTCCGCCGCTGGAAGGACGCGCTCGGCGTGCTCAGCTCCACGCGCCACTACGCCCTGCTCTGCGAGGACCTCGGGCTCACGTCCCGCTGCGTCGACGCCGTGGCCGCCCTCATCATCAACCCGGACACCGCCTTGCCGGCCAAGTCGACGTCGGCGTCGCCGTGGTGGGCGCACGACATCGCCGAGCTCGGGGTCGACCTCTTCTGGCGCATCATGGTGGCCGTCAAGGCGACCGGCGCCGTCCACGAGAAGACCGTCGGCGACGCGCTCAAGGCGTACGCGCGCCGGTGGCTGCCGAACGTCGCCAAGGACGGGCTCTCCGCGGACCAGCCGTTCGACGACGACGCCGGCAGTGCGGACGTGAAGCAGATCACCACGAGGCACCGCCTCCTCCTCGAGAAGATCGTGAGCCTGCTCCCGGCGGAGAGGGACGCCGTCTCCTGCGGCTTCCTGCTCAAGCTCCTCAAGGCGGCCAACATCCTGAGCGCGTCCGCCGCGTCCAAGGCGGAGCTGGTGAGGCGGGTGGCGTGGCAGCTCGAGGAGGCCAGCGTCGCGGACCTGCTGGTCCCGTCGCTGTCCTGCGTCAGCGAGACGCTCTACGACGTGGACGCCGTGGCGGCCATCCTCGACGAGTTCTCGCTGCGGTACGCCGCGGTCGCGCCggcacctccgccgccgctggcccTGTCTGGGAGCCCCGACGACAGCCCGGCGCACTCGGGCGGGCACCGGCGGTCGCGTTCGGCCGAGAGCGTGAGCTTCGACGGCACGCGACGGTCCTTGTCGGCCGCGCCCGTGTCGCAGGGCGCGCTGGCGCGGGTGGGCAAGTTGGTGGACGGGTTCCTGATTGAGGTGGCCAAGGACCCCAACATGCCGCTGGACAAGCTGCTCGCCATTGCCGAGGCCGTGCCAGACAGCGCCCGGCCGGAGCACGATGGCCTCTACAAAGTCGTCGACACATACCTCAAG GCGCATCCGGAGATGAGCAAAAGCGCGAGAAAGCGGCTATGCCGGGTGCTCAACTGCCGGAAGCTGTCGGAGAAGGCGTCCGCGCACGCGGCGCAGAACGAGCTCCTCCCGCTGCGCGTGGTCGTGCAGGTGCTCTTCTTCGagcacgcgcgcgccgcggcgctgGCGTCGGGCGagcacgccgccgtcgccgcggcggACCTGCCGAGCAACATCCGGGCGCTGCTGTCCAAGGCGTCCGGGTCGTCCGAGGACGACGAGGCCGACCGCGTCGACGAGCAGCGGCTCCGCGCGCTGGCCGCCGGCGCGTCCCCGGGGGACGACTGGAGCGTGGAGGGCCTCCGCCGCGCGGCGTCCAAGATCGCCACGCTGCGGATGAAGCTGgccgaggaggacgaggacCACGACGCCGACGAGTTTGCCCGGAAGGCCGGGCTGGCGCGCAGCGCGTCGCTGCGGTTCAGAGCGTTCTGCGCCATCCCCgccgggaagccgaagcggATGCTCAGCAAGCTGTGGCCGCTCGGCAGGAGCGGCGTTAGCCATTAG